The genomic segment TCCGTTTTCAGTCGGCGCGTTTATCAGCGGAATGCTTGCGGCATTGGTTATGGGCTTTGTTAAAAACAAGACCCGGATTCGCGAAGATGCAGTTATCGGTATTGTCTATACCACGTTTTTTGCGCTCGGTGTGCTGCTGATCTCACTGTACCCAAGTAACATCAGCCTTACGACAATCATTATGGGAAATATTCTCGGTATTGCCGACAGAGATATTGTGCAAACGCTGATTATTGCAGGCGGAAGTCTTATCATCATTTTGCTGAAATGGAAAGATTTGCGGCTTTTCTCTTTTGATCCGTCGCACGCCCGCTCGATAGGACTGAACACCAATGCGCTCTACCTGTTGCTGCTCACTCTTCTTGCGGTTACGGCGATTGCGGCGCTGCAAACGGTAGGCAGTGTGCTGGTTGTGGCAATGCTGGTAACGCCGGGTGCTGCCGCATATCTGCTCACAGACAGATTTCCGATAATGATGGGGCTTGCGGCGGTCATCGGGACACTCACTGCTTCAGCAGGAGCCTATATCAGCTATTATCTGAACGGCTCGGCAGGCGGGTGTATTGTTGCGCTGCAATTCTTTTTATTTTTGGCCATTTTGTTCTTTGCGCCGCATCACGGCATCATCTCCGCGCGGCGGACGGCAGCACGTTCGATAAAAGCATTTTTTGGGCAAAAGAATGAGGTTTGTGCCTCTGTGTAATAGCACCGCAGAGGCACAACGGACGCAAAACTGAGGAGAGGTCTATGTGGTTAATGTCGGTTTTAGAGCCGTTTACGTATGGATTTATGATAAAGGCGCTCGTAATAGCGGCGTTGGTTGGGGGTGTTTGCGCCCTTATTTCGTGTTATCTGATCTTAAAGGGCTGGTCGCTGATGGGGGATGCGATTTCTCATGCGGTGCTGCCGGGAATTGTAGGGGCGTATCTTTTGCATATTCCGCTTGGGGTTGGGGCGTTTACGGCGGGGCTATTGAATGCGGCTGCGACGGGGTGGATAAAAGACCGGAGCCGTATCCATGAAGATTCGGTGATGGGGGTGGTGTTTACGGGGCTGATGGCGATCGGGCTGATTTTGGTGACGAAGGTGAGTTCGAACATTCACTTTATGCATATTTTGTTCGGGAGCCTTTTGGGAATCGAACGAGGCGATATGATACAGGCGATTGTGTGTTCGGTGGTGACGCTG from the Treponema medium genome contains:
- a CDS encoding metal ABC transporter permease translates to MLLIPFQYEYMVKAILVSGGVGGVCALLSCFVVLKGWSLLGDALSHAVVPGVAVAYIIGIPFSVGAFISGMLAALVMGFVKNKTRIREDAVIGIVYTTFFALGVLLISLYPSNISLTTIIMGNILGIADRDIVQTLIIAGGSLIIILLKWKDLRLFSFDPSHARSIGLNTNALYLLLLTLLAVTAIAALQTVGSVLVVAMLVTPGAAAYLLTDRFPIMMGLAAVIGTLTASAGAYISYYLNGSAGGCIVALQFFLFLAILFFAPHHGIISARRTAARSIKAFFGQKNEVCASV
- a CDS encoding metal ABC transporter permease produces the protein MWLMSVLEPFTYGFMIKALVIAALVGGVCALISCYLILKGWSLMGDAISHAVLPGIVGAYLLHIPLGVGAFTAGLLNAAATGWIKDRSRIHEDSVMGVVFTGLMAIGLILVTKVSSNIHFMHILFGSLLGIERGDMIQAIVCSVVTLVVVLMKRKDILLYLFDKNHAQAVGLNVQAIHYLFLSLTALTIVASLQAAGILLTVAMLIIPGCIAYLLTDRLNRMLLISACSAVMSSLIGTYVSYYLNGATGACIILTESFFFACAMVFAPKYGMLAHRRAARKARLALA